The Neomonachus schauinslandi chromosome 11, ASM220157v2, whole genome shotgun sequence genome contains a region encoding:
- the LOC110576475 gene encoding olfactory receptor 51T1, whose protein sequence is MVIFNNTTSSSPNFLLTAFPGLELAHVWISIPVCCLYIIALLGNSMILFVIVIERSLHKPMYYFLSMLSTVDLCLTISTLPTVLGVLWFHAREISLKACLIQMFFVHGFSFLESSVLVAMAFDRFMAICNPLKYATVFTDMIILVIGLVICLRQVIFTFPMVLVLKSVSFHSDKELSHPFCYHPDMIKYTYPSPWINNFWGMFLQLYLTGTDLLFILFSYVLILRTVLRIVAPKKQQKALSTCVCHICAVTVFYVPMISLSFTHRLLSSTPRVVCSILANVYLILPPVLNPIIYSLKTKAIRQAMLQLLQFKGSRGPSVRHLRGRWD, encoded by the coding sequence ATGGTAATTTTTAATAACACCACATCATCTTCCCCAAACTTCCTACTCACTGCATTTCCTGGGCTGGAACTTGCTCACGTTTGGATCTCCATCCCTGTCTGCTGTCTCTACATCATTGCCCTCTTGGGAAACAGCATGATTTTGTTTGTCATCGTCATTGAGAGGAGTCTCCACAAGCCTATGTACTATTTCCTCTCCATGCTGTCAACTGTTGATCTATGTCTGACCATCTCAACCCTTCCCACTGTGCTTGGGGTTCTCTGGTTTCATGCCCGGGAGATTAGCTTGAAAGCTTGCCTCATTCAAATGTTCTTTGTGCATGGCTTCTCCTTCCTGGAGTCCTCAGTGCTCGTAGCCATGGCCTTTGACCGCTTTATGGCTATCTGTAACCCACTGAAGTATGCCACTGTCTTCACAGACATGATAATCCTGGTGATTGGACTGGTCATCTGCCTGCGGCAAGTTATTTTCACCTTTCCCATGGTTCTAGTCTTGAAGAGTGTATCTTTCCATTCAGACAAAGAGCTTTCCCACCCATTTTGCTACCACCCAGATATGATCAAATACACATATCCCAGCCCCTGGATCAACAATTTTTGGGGCATGTTTCTTCAGCTCTACCTGACTGGCACTGACTTGCTGTTCATTCTTTTCTCCTACGTTCTGATTCTCCGAACCGTCTTGAGAATCGTGGCCCCTAAGAAGCAACAAAAAGCTCTCAGCACTTGTGTCTGTCACATCTGTGCTGTCACTGTTTTCTATGTGCCCATGATCAGCCTGTCCTTTACACACCGCCTTCTCAGCTCCACCCCAAGAGTGGTCTGTAGCATTCTGGCCAATGTTTACTTGATTTTACCACCTGTACTGAACCCTATCATTTATAGCTTGAAGACCAAGGCGATCCGCCAGGCTATGCTCCAGCTGCTCCAGTTTAAGGGCTCACGGGGCCCCAGTGTGAGGCATCTTAGAGGACGGTGGGATTGA